A window from Culex pipiens pallens isolate TS chromosome 3, TS_CPP_V2, whole genome shotgun sequence encodes these proteins:
- the LOC120413971 gene encoding uncharacterized protein LOC120413971, with protein MKTGSLLQLSIEPYDRESASNRATGSAKMSSIDWKRGATEVLLKLYKEHPILYNMRHPKYYNKGERQMALNTIIDLLEDHRPGTTTNDILKKIQTMRTQFGQEYGKVRRAQEKGGQYVPTVWWYTYLSFLRQHIRPRNGAAEIVEDDDNSYQQAEEEYETYETEVYEDDNDDSEIVYEIQSAQPGKDTKEDLLGKTKMVRKSHNVSASMTHNGPKEEIIFEITDANTVVAKRKHEVISAADLAAATPVKIIRTDVIAAPHPQTQTPAAPTSLPKHEPVGTPATTPANTSVEQVEPISVESDRARSLGNFVAAQINGIKDDYLFYSTQMDVLNVINKALLKQLHMDKEEKAGRKSSAVE; from the exons atgaaaacgGGTTCTTTGTTGCAACTGTCGATAGAACCGTACGACCGTGAGTCTGCGAGCAACCGAGCCACCGGAAGTGCCAAGATGAGTTCGATCGACTGGAAGCGGGGCGCGACGGAAGTACTGCTGAAGCtgtacaaagagcatccgatTCTGTACAACATGAGACATCCCAAGTACTACAACAAGGGCGAACGCCAGATGGCGCTGAACACGATCATCGACCTGCTGGAAGATCACCGGCCCGGCACGACCACCAACGACATCCTGAAGAAGATCCAAACCATGCGAACCCAGTTTGGCCAGGAGTACGGGAAGGTTCGGCGGGCGCAGGAAAAGGGCGGCCAGTACGTGCCAACGGTTTGGTGGTACACGTATCTGTCCTTCCTGCGACAGCACATCCGGCCACGGAACGGAGCAGCGGAAATTGTCGAAGACGACGACAACAGCTACCAGCAGGCCGAGGAAGAGTACGAGACTTACGAGACCGAGGTGTACGAGGACGATAACGACGACTCGGAGATTGTGTACGAGATTCAGAGTGCCCAACCGGGCAAAG ACACCAAGGAGGATCTGCTCGGCAAAACGAAAATGGTCCGCAAAAGCCACAACGTGTCCGCCTCGATGACCCACAACGGCCCCAAGGAGGAAATCATCTTCGAAATCACCGACGCCAACACGGTCGTCGCGAAGCGCAAACACGAGGTCATCAGCGCCGCCGACCTGGCCGCCGCCACCCCAGTCAAGATCATCCGCACCGATGTAATCGCCGCGCCACATCCGCAAACTCAAACCCCCGCCGCACCCACCAGCCTTCCCAAGCACGAACCCGTCGGAACGCCAGCAACGACGCCCGCCAACACCTCCGTCGAACAAGTTGAACCGATCTCTGTCGAGTCGGACCGGGCCCGCAGCTTGGGAAACTTTGTGGCGGCCCAGATCAACGGCATCAAGGACGACTATCTGTTCTACTCGACCCAGATGGACGTGCTGAACGTGATCAACAAGGCGCTGCTCAAGCAGCTGCACATGGACAAGGAGGAGAAGGCGGGCCGGAAGTCGTCCGCGGTGGAGTGA